From Streptomyces sp. Edi4, one genomic window encodes:
- a CDS encoding polyamine aminopropyltransferase, protein MIEPLPAPVSSPRSGRFLVLAVVFLCAACGLVYELELVALASYLIGDSVTQASVVLSVMVFAMGVGSLLAKRLRCRAAVGFGLIEAALALVGGCSAMVLYATFAWSGGSRYALVAFSLAIGMLIGAEIPLLMTLIQRVSRGADGDASGTVADLFAADYVGALVGGLAFPFLLLPQLGQLTSALLTGAVNAVAGGSLVLLLFGRDLSRRARWTLLGANALVLVVLALTTAMVGDFEHAARRAVYGGQVRVAVQTHVQEIVLTGRSGASLGLFLDGRLRVDGRDESRYHAALVDPALARGPHGRVLILGGGDGLAAREVLRRPGVRAVTLVDVDPELVRLAREDPALASLNAHAYRDPRLRAVAGDPFGWLRGDVRTLGTYDAVICDLPDPGITASTKLYSQEFYGLASRVLAPGGRLVVHAGPAGGRPRTFWTVASTIRAAGLTAFAYRAGGRAPGVPAGPGRAHGPAAAPHDWGFVLATRPGPDPSAAAPGPAAGPGAGLPAGSSPLAPPPGATGLPPSTLVHPRYAG, encoded by the coding sequence ATGATCGAACCGCTTCCCGCTCCCGTGAGTAGTCCGCGGTCGGGCCGGTTCCTCGTCCTGGCCGTCGTGTTCCTCTGCGCCGCCTGCGGGCTCGTGTACGAGCTCGAACTGGTCGCCCTCGCCTCGTACTTGATCGGGGACTCGGTCACCCAGGCCTCGGTGGTCCTGTCCGTGATGGTCTTCGCGATGGGGGTCGGCTCGCTGCTCGCCAAGCGGCTGCGCTGCCGGGCCGCCGTCGGCTTCGGCCTGATCGAGGCCGCGCTCGCCCTGGTCGGCGGCTGCTCGGCGATGGTCCTGTACGCGACGTTCGCCTGGTCCGGCGGCTCGCGGTACGCGCTCGTCGCCTTCTCGCTCGCCATCGGCATGCTGATCGGCGCCGAGATCCCGCTCCTGATGACCCTCATCCAGCGCGTCTCGCGGGGCGCGGACGGTGACGCGAGCGGCACGGTGGCCGACCTGTTCGCCGCCGACTACGTGGGCGCGCTCGTCGGCGGCCTCGCCTTCCCGTTCCTGCTCCTTCCCCAACTGGGCCAGCTGACCAGCGCGTTGCTCACCGGCGCCGTCAACGCCGTCGCGGGCGGCTCGCTCGTCCTGCTGCTCTTCGGCCGCGATCTGTCCCGGCGCGCCCGCTGGACGCTGCTCGGCGCCAACGCCCTCGTCCTCGTCGTGCTCGCCCTGACCACCGCGATGGTCGGTGACTTCGAGCACGCCGCCCGCCGCGCGGTGTACGGCGGCCAGGTGCGCGTGGCCGTCCAGACCCACGTCCAGGAGATCGTCCTGACCGGCAGGTCCGGCGCCTCCCTCGGGCTCTTCCTCGACGGGCGGCTGCGTGTCGACGGCCGCGACGAGTCCCGCTACCACGCGGCCCTGGTGGACCCCGCGCTCGCCCGGGGCCCGCACGGCCGGGTCCTGATCCTGGGCGGCGGCGACGGGCTGGCCGCCCGCGAGGTGCTGCGTCGTCCCGGGGTGCGCGCGGTGACCCTGGTGGACGTGGACCCCGAGCTGGTCCGCCTCGCGCGCGAGGACCCGGCGCTGGCGTCCCTGAACGCCCACGCCTACCGGGACCCCCGGCTGCGCGCGGTGGCCGGCGACCCCTTCGGCTGGCTGCGCGGCGACGTGCGGACGCTGGGCACGTACGACGCGGTGATCTGCGATCTGCCCGACCCCGGCATCACCGCCAGCACCAAGCTCTACTCGCAGGAGTTCTACGGGCTCGCCTCCCGCGTCCTTGCCCCCGGTGGCCGTCTTGTGGTGCACGCGGGCCCGGCCGGTGGCCGGCCGCGCACGTTCTGGACGGTCGCCTCGACGATCCGCGCCGCCGGTCTGACGGCGTTCGCCTACCGCGCGGGCGGGCGCGCCCCCGGCGTCCCCGCCGGCCCCGGCCGCGCGCACGGCCCGGCGGCCGCCCCTCACGACTGGGGTTTCGTCCTGGCCACCCGGCCCGGCCCGGACCCGTCGGCGGCGGCACCGGGCCCCGCCGCCGGCCCGGGGGCGGGGCTGCCCGCCGGAAGCAGCCCGCTGGCCCCGCCACCGGGCGCCACCGGCCTGCCACCGTCGACGCTCGTGCATCCGAGGTACGCGGGCTGA
- a CDS encoding DUF2617 family protein, with translation MLTTLKTAYTDTRAADLAWALGREPLPALAVLDLELSGAKLQLRLLGASHQVLLDEERGTCSETVACMPGSSTPLPLGVAKRLGEWDYEFAARVETLSRGSFAGRAQELLALVCDHPNGLAGTFPGSPHAFTAMLAQRGEGQVWWRTWHAYPQEGQLVVTRTRVGLRVPAAAGL, from the coding sequence ATGCTCACGACCCTGAAGACCGCCTACACCGACACGCGCGCCGCCGACCTCGCCTGGGCGCTCGGCCGCGAGCCGCTGCCCGCCCTCGCCGTGCTCGACCTCGAACTCTCGGGCGCCAAGCTCCAGTTGAGGCTCCTGGGCGCCTCCCACCAAGTGCTCCTCGACGAGGAGCGCGGCACCTGCTCGGAGACCGTCGCCTGCATGCCCGGCAGCAGTACGCCGCTGCCGCTCGGCGTGGCGAAACGGCTCGGCGAGTGGGACTACGAGTTCGCCGCGCGCGTCGAGACGCTGTCGCGCGGCTCGTTCGCGGGCCGAGCCCAGGAACTCCTCGCCCTGGTCTGCGACCACCCCAATGGACTGGCCGGGACGTTTCCCGGCTCCCCGCACGCGTTCACGGCGATGCTCGCCCAGCGCGGCGAGGGCCAGGTGTGGTGGCGTACCTGGCACGCCTATCCGCAGGAGGGCCAGCTGGTGGTCACCCGCACCCGGGTCGGCCTGCGGGTGCCCGCGGCGGCCGGACTCTGA